In the genome of Populus alba chromosome 11, ASM523922v2, whole genome shotgun sequence, one region contains:
- the LOC118031298 gene encoding CBL-interacting serine/threonine-protein kinase 8 isoform X1: MVAIRKVGKYEVGRTIGEGTFAKVKFAQNTETGESVAMKILDRSTIIKHKMVDQIKREISIMKLVRHPYVVRLHEVLASRTKIYIILEFITGGELFDKIVHHGRLSEAEARRYFQQLIDGVDYCHSKGVYHRDLKPENLLLDSQGNLKISDFGLSALPEQGTSLLRTTCGTPNYVAPEVLSHKGYDGAIADVWSCGVILYVLMAGYLPFDELDLTTLYSKIDRAEFSCPSWFPVGAKSLIHRILDPKPETRMTVEQIRNDEWFKKGYVPIKLVEYEDVNLDDVNAVFDDPEEQRADEQHGNEEMSPLILNAFDLIILSQGLNLAALFDRGQDSLKHQTRFVSKKPATVVLSSMEVVAQSMGFKTHIRNFKMRVEGLSADKAGHFSVILEVFEIAPTFLMVDIQRAAGDAAEFLKFYKNFCSNLEDIIWKPSTESSKSRMTRSKSKRR; this comes from the exons ATGGTGGCAATTAGGAAAGTAGGGAAGTACGAGGTAGGAAGGACAATAGGAGAAGGAACCTTTGCCAAGGTAAAGTTCGCGCAAAACACGGAGACTGGTGAAAGTGTAGCCATGAAAATTCTCGATCGAAGTACCATCATCAAGCATAAGATGGTCGATCAG ATAAAACGGGAGATATCTATAATGAAGCTTGTTCGACATCCTTATGTCGTGCGCCTGCATGAG GTTTTAGCAAGCCGaacaaagatttatataatattgGAATTCATTACAGGTGGtgaattgtttgataaaatt GTGCATCATGGACGACTTAGTGAGGCTGAAGCTAGGAGATACTTTCAACAGCTTATTGATGGTGTGGATTATTGCCACAGTAAGGGAGTCTACCACAGAGATTTAAAG CCTGAAAATCTTTTACTCGATTCACAAGGAAACTTGAAGATTTCTGATTTTGGTCTGAGTGCACTGCCTGAACAA GGAACTAGCTTGTTGCGGACAACATGTGGAACTCCTAACTATGTAGCACCAGAG GTACTCAGTCACAAGGGTTATGATGGTGCTATCGCAGATGTGTGGTCCTGTGGGGTCATCCTTTATGTTCTGATGGCAGGATATCTTCCATTTGATGAGCTTGATCTCACCACATTATATAGCAAG ATTGACAGAGCAGAATTTTCTTGCCCATCTTGGTTTCCAGTGGGAGCTAAATCTTTGATTCATAGAATTTTGGACCCGAAGCCCGAAACA CGTATGACAGTTGAACAGATTAGGAATGACGAGTGGTTCAAGAAAGGTTATGTTCCTATCAAACTTGTTGAGTATGAAGACGTGAACCTTGATGATGTAAATGCAGTTTTTGATGATCCCGAG GAGCAAAGGGCTGATGAACAACACGGGAACGAGGAGATGAGTCCCTTGATTCTTAATGCATTcgacttaataattttatctcaaGGCTTGAATCTTGCAGCCCTATTTGACCGTGGGCAG GACTCTCTGAAGCATCAGACACGCTTTGTTTCAAAGAAGCCAGCAACTGTTGTATTATCAAGCATGGAAGTTGTTGCACAATCAATGGGTTTTAAGACTCATATTCGCAATTTTAAG ATGAGAGTGGAAGGGCTTTCTGCTGATAAGGCTGGTCATTTCTCAGTTATTCTGGAG GTATTTGAAATCGCTCCAACATTTTTAATGGTAGATATCCAGAGAGCTGCTGGAGATGCTGCCGAATTCCTCAAG TTCTACAAGAACTTCTGCAGCAATCTTGAGGATATCATCTGGAAACCATCCACCGAGTCGAGCAAATCTAGAATGACCAGGTCAAAGAGCAAAAGACGCTGA
- the LOC118031298 gene encoding CBL-interacting serine/threonine-protein kinase 8 isoform X2: protein MKLVRHPYVVRLHEVLASRTKIYIILEFITGGELFDKIVHHGRLSEAEARRYFQQLIDGVDYCHSKGVYHRDLKPENLLLDSQGNLKISDFGLSALPEQGTSLLRTTCGTPNYVAPEVLSHKGYDGAIADVWSCGVILYVLMAGYLPFDELDLTTLYSKIDRAEFSCPSWFPVGAKSLIHRILDPKPETRMTVEQIRNDEWFKKGYVPIKLVEYEDVNLDDVNAVFDDPEEQRADEQHGNEEMSPLILNAFDLIILSQGLNLAALFDRGQDSLKHQTRFVSKKPATVVLSSMEVVAQSMGFKTHIRNFKMRVEGLSADKAGHFSVILEVFEIAPTFLMVDIQRAAGDAAEFLKFYKNFCSNLEDIIWKPSTESSKSRMTRSKSKRR, encoded by the exons ATGAAGCTTGTTCGACATCCTTATGTCGTGCGCCTGCATGAG GTTTTAGCAAGCCGaacaaagatttatataatattgGAATTCATTACAGGTGGtgaattgtttgataaaatt GTGCATCATGGACGACTTAGTGAGGCTGAAGCTAGGAGATACTTTCAACAGCTTATTGATGGTGTGGATTATTGCCACAGTAAGGGAGTCTACCACAGAGATTTAAAG CCTGAAAATCTTTTACTCGATTCACAAGGAAACTTGAAGATTTCTGATTTTGGTCTGAGTGCACTGCCTGAACAA GGAACTAGCTTGTTGCGGACAACATGTGGAACTCCTAACTATGTAGCACCAGAG GTACTCAGTCACAAGGGTTATGATGGTGCTATCGCAGATGTGTGGTCCTGTGGGGTCATCCTTTATGTTCTGATGGCAGGATATCTTCCATTTGATGAGCTTGATCTCACCACATTATATAGCAAG ATTGACAGAGCAGAATTTTCTTGCCCATCTTGGTTTCCAGTGGGAGCTAAATCTTTGATTCATAGAATTTTGGACCCGAAGCCCGAAACA CGTATGACAGTTGAACAGATTAGGAATGACGAGTGGTTCAAGAAAGGTTATGTTCCTATCAAACTTGTTGAGTATGAAGACGTGAACCTTGATGATGTAAATGCAGTTTTTGATGATCCCGAG GAGCAAAGGGCTGATGAACAACACGGGAACGAGGAGATGAGTCCCTTGATTCTTAATGCATTcgacttaataattttatctcaaGGCTTGAATCTTGCAGCCCTATTTGACCGTGGGCAG GACTCTCTGAAGCATCAGACACGCTTTGTTTCAAAGAAGCCAGCAACTGTTGTATTATCAAGCATGGAAGTTGTTGCACAATCAATGGGTTTTAAGACTCATATTCGCAATTTTAAG ATGAGAGTGGAAGGGCTTTCTGCTGATAAGGCTGGTCATTTCTCAGTTATTCTGGAG GTATTTGAAATCGCTCCAACATTTTTAATGGTAGATATCCAGAGAGCTGCTGGAGATGCTGCCGAATTCCTCAAG TTCTACAAGAACTTCTGCAGCAATCTTGAGGATATCATCTGGAAACCATCCACCGAGTCGAGCAAATCTAGAATGACCAGGTCAAAGAGCAAAAGACGCTGA